A window of the Butyricimonas faecalis genome harbors these coding sequences:
- a CDS encoding C40 family peptidase — MNRTFKFNTLYIGILLLTIVFSSCTSSKQLAIQKSKTAQLSRKLGFTVNRKDDLPLLEEVSRWLGTPYRYGGTTRAGVDCSGFVGAVYQNVYHKSLQRAVVNIYNKDCQRIGKRRLKPGDLVFFNFSKRKKRTLNHIGIYLKKGYFAHASTSKGVMINHLSENYYKKGWRKSGRVW; from the coding sequence ATGAACAGAACATTTAAATTTAATACATTATACATTGGCATTCTTTTATTGACCATCGTCTTTTCGTCCTGCACCTCATCCAAACAACTCGCCATTCAAAAAAGCAAAACCGCACAGCTATCCCGCAAACTGGGATTCACCGTGAACCGGAAAGACGATCTTCCCCTGTTGGAAGAGGTCAGTCGATGGTTAGGAACTCCTTACCGATATGGAGGGACTACCCGTGCAGGGGTTGATTGTTCAGGATTCGTGGGGGCCGTGTATCAAAATGTCTATCACAAATCCCTGCAACGTGCAGTCGTTAATATCTATAATAAAGATTGTCAGCGTATCGGGAAACGCCGTTTGAAACCGGGAGATCTTGTCTTTTTCAATTTTTCCAAGCGGAAAAAAAGAACCCTTAACCACATAGGCATCTACCTTAAAAAGGGCTACTTTGCTCATGCAAGCACATCAAAAGGTGTTATGATCAACCATTTGAGCGAAAATTATTACAAAAAAGGATGGCGTAAATCCGGCAGGGTATGGTAA
- a CDS encoding FAD-dependent oxidoreductase has protein sequence MKYLIVGGVAGGASTAARLRRLDESAEIIMFERGDYISYANCGLPYYIGELIYQREKLFVQTPESFAARFNIEARVRSEVKRVNPEKKTIMVHNLALGGLYEETYDKLILSPGAAPVRPPLEGIDMEGIFTMRNVNDTDRVKEYIEEHDVKYALIVGAGFIGLEMAENLHECGIQVSVVEMADQVMTPVDYEIATVIHQHFKSKSVGLHLQEAVIAFHPAEDGIDVVLKSGLVLRVDIVLLSIGVRPDVKLAREAGLEIGETGGIKVNEFLQTSHPDIYAVGDAIEFPNPLSGRPALAFLAGPANRQGRICADNVVNGNHQKYKGSIGTAIAKVFDLTVGATGLSAKMLDRLQMPYKEVIVHGASHAGYYPGAVMMDIKINFSPENGKLLGAQAVGVDGVDKRLEMMSAVIRNGGTIYDLMELEQAYAPPYSSAKDPVNMAGFVADNVLSGKVKIISWRELKDMDHSKVMLVDVRTPEEFGRGSIKGAVNIPLDGSRGKYQNLPKDRTIVVFCAIGLRGYIATRILMQYGYDVVNLNGGYRTYSTAMAEQCSAG, from the coding sequence ATGAAATATTTGATTGTTGGTGGTGTGGCGGGAGGAGCCTCGACGGCAGCCCGTTTGCGTAGGCTCGATGAAAGTGCTGAAATTATTATGTTTGAGAGAGGTGATTATATCTCTTATGCCAATTGCGGTTTACCTTATTATATTGGTGAGTTGATTTACCAGCGAGAGAAGCTTTTCGTGCAAACTCCCGAAAGTTTTGCCGCTCGTTTTAATATAGAGGCTCGGGTACGTTCGGAAGTGAAACGTGTAAACCCGGAAAAGAAAACGATCATGGTACATAATTTGGCCTTAGGAGGGCTTTATGAAGAGACGTATGATAAATTGATCTTGTCGCCGGGAGCGGCTCCGGTGCGTCCTCCACTGGAAGGGATTGATATGGAAGGGATTTTTACCATGCGTAATGTGAACGATACGGATCGGGTGAAAGAGTATATCGAGGAACATGATGTGAAATATGCCTTGATCGTAGGGGCCGGGTTTATCGGTTTGGAGATGGCTGAGAATTTGCACGAGTGTGGCATTCAAGTGTCGGTTGTGGAAATGGCAGATCAAGTGATGACTCCGGTGGATTATGAGATTGCTACTGTGATACACCAGCATTTTAAGTCCAAAAGTGTCGGGCTGCATTTGCAGGAGGCGGTGATTGCGTTTCATCCTGCGGAGGACGGTATCGACGTGGTGCTGAAAAGCGGATTGGTGTTGCGGGTGGATATCGTGTTGCTTTCTATCGGGGTACGCCCGGATGTAAAACTGGCACGGGAGGCTGGGTTAGAGATCGGGGAGACGGGGGGAATTAAGGTAAACGAGTTTTTGCAAACTTCCCATCCGGATATTTATGCCGTGGGAGATGCTATCGAGTTCCCGAACCCGCTGAGCGGTCGCCCTGCTTTGGCGTTTTTGGCTGGACCGGCCAACAGGCAGGGGCGTATTTGTGCCGATAACGTGGTGAACGGTAATCATCAAAAATATAAAGGCTCTATCGGTACGGCAATAGCTAAGGTTTTCGACTTGACTGTTGGGGCAACAGGGTTGTCTGCTAAAATGCTTGATCGCCTGCAAATGCCTTATAAGGAGGTGATCGTGCATGGAGCATCTCATGCCGGGTATTATCCGGGGGCGGTAATGATGGATATAAAGATTAATTTCTCTCCGGAAAATGGAAAGTTACTAGGAGCTCAAGCCGTGGGAGTTGACGGGGTCGACAAGCGGTTGGAGATGATGTCTGCCGTGATTCGGAATGGAGGAACAATTTATGATTTGATGGAATTGGAACAGGCTTATGCACCCCCTTACTCGTCCGCGAAAGACCCGGTGAATATGGCCGGGTTTGTGGCGGATAATGTGTTGAGTGGAAAGGTGAAGATAATCAGTTGGCGGGAGTTGAAAGATATGGACCACTCCAAAGTGATGTTGGTGGACGTGCGTACCCCCGAGGAGTTTGGCAGGGGAAGTATAAAGGGTGCCGTGAATATTCCCTTGGATGGTTCACGGGGGAAATACCAGAATTTGCCAAAGGATCGGACAATCGTGGTGTTCTGTGCGATTGGATTGAGAGGGTATATCGCTACCCGTATATTGATGCAATATGGTTACGATGTGGTAAATTTGAATGGGGGATATAGAACGTATTCTACAGCGATGGCAGAACAATGTTCGGCAGGGTAA
- a CDS encoding ArsR/SmtB family transcription factor, whose protein sequence is MKTECFTREELEKLAYVLKAVAHPNRLKIICLLSKNGEMSVSDICDRMGCSQALISHHLTDMQAKGILSIRREGRNAFYRMVSDHITEAMRCMMKCMK, encoded by the coding sequence ATGAAAACAGAATGTTTTACGCGAGAAGAGTTGGAAAAGCTGGCCTACGTATTGAAAGCGGTGGCACACCCGAATCGATTGAAGATTATATGCTTGCTCTCGAAAAACGGGGAGATGAGCGTATCGGATATATGTGATCGGATGGGATGCAGTCAGGCGTTGATTTCGCACCACCTGACCGATATGCAGGCAAAGGGAATTTTGTCGATCCGGCGAGAGGGGCGTAATGCTTTTTATCGTATGGTAAGTGATCATATCACGGAGGCTATGCGTTGCATGATGAAATGCATGAAGTAA
- a CDS encoding EamA family transporter has product MWKYYALLSALFAALTAIFAKIGVKDINSDLATAIRTSIILIITWGIVLFGSHLGEIKDISRHTWVFLILSGIATGLSWLFYFKALQSGEVSRVAPIDKLSVVITIFLSFFLLKEPVSLKVIIGALLITGGSVIMLIK; this is encoded by the coding sequence ATGTGGAAATATTACGCATTATTATCAGCCCTCTTTGCTGCATTAACAGCAATATTCGCAAAGATCGGAGTAAAAGACATAAATTCAGATCTGGCAACAGCTATCCGTACTTCAATTATTCTAATAATAACCTGGGGTATCGTGTTGTTCGGTTCACACCTGGGAGAAATAAAAGACATCAGCCGTCACACTTGGGTATTCCTGATTCTTTCCGGGATAGCAACCGGACTCTCATGGCTCTTTTATTTCAAAGCATTGCAAAGCGGAGAAGTATCACGTGTTGCCCCAATAGATAAATTAAGCGTGGTCATCACCATTTTCCTCTCTTTCTTTTTATTGAAAGAACCTGTTAGTTTAAAGGTCATTATCGGCGCTTTACTCATCACGGGCGGAAGTGTTATCATGCTCATCAAATGA